Proteins from a genomic interval of Lysobacter arenosi:
- a CDS encoding glycosyltransferase family 2 protein has product MSKISYVLPVYHNQGSIKLTWQEISALFAGPLSAHEYEVIFVDDGSKDASYAEMLEVAALDSNVRTITFSRNFGQIAAIVAGYRHATGDAIINMSADLQDPVELTVEMVRKWEAGSDVVVAHREDREDSVGASLFSRLAYGALRASNPAIPAGGFDFVLMSRRALDQFLQYKGRNRFFQGDVIWAGFATTYLPYVRRKRTIGKSQYNFSKKLKLFFDFLLDGSYLPIRLMSLCGVIVALLGALYAAVIVVAWALGKTPFSGWAPLMVAILLVGGIIMLMLGIIGEYLWRILDEIKEKPLYVIKEEQ; this is encoded by the coding sequence ATGAGCAAGATCTCCTACGTCCTTCCCGTCTACCACAACCAGGGCTCCATCAAGCTCACCTGGCAGGAGATCTCCGCGTTGTTCGCGGGCCCTCTCAGTGCGCATGAGTATGAGGTGATCTTCGTTGACGACGGATCCAAGGATGCGTCCTATGCCGAGATGCTGGAGGTGGCCGCGCTCGACAGCAACGTCCGGACGATCACCTTCAGTCGGAATTTCGGCCAGATCGCCGCAATCGTCGCCGGCTACCGGCATGCCACGGGCGATGCGATCATCAACATGTCGGCCGACCTCCAGGATCCGGTCGAACTGACAGTCGAGATGGTGCGTAAGTGGGAAGCAGGCTCGGACGTCGTGGTAGCCCACCGCGAAGACCGCGAGGACTCAGTCGGTGCTTCGTTGTTCTCCAGGCTCGCGTACGGGGCCCTGCGTGCGTCAAATCCCGCGATTCCTGCTGGCGGCTTCGATTTTGTCCTGATGAGCCGCCGGGCCCTGGACCAGTTCCTCCAGTACAAGGGTCGGAACCGCTTCTTCCAGGGCGACGTGATCTGGGCCGGCTTCGCCACGACCTATCTCCCCTACGTGCGCCGCAAACGGACGATCGGAAAGTCGCAATACAATTTCAGCAAGAAGCTCAAGCTGTTCTTTGACTTCCTGCTGGATGGCTCGTACTTGCCAATCCGCCTGATGTCGCTTTGCGGCGTCATCGTCGCCCTGCTGGGCGCGCTGTATGCGGCAGTGATCGTGGTCGCGTGGGCTCTGGGCAAGACGCCGTTCTCAGGCTGGGCCCCGCTGATGGTCGCCATCCTGCTGGTCGGCGGCATCATCATGCTGATGCTTGGAATCATCGGTGAGTACCTTTGGCGAATCCTCGACGAGATCAAGGAGAAACCGCTCTATGTAATCAAGGAAGAGCAGTGA